The Rhodospirillales bacterium genome includes the window CCCCGGCCTCTGCCGGACAGGTTGCGGCCCTGTGCGCTGGCCGAGGTGGCAGGGCAGGACCATCTGACGGGCGAGGGCGCGCCGCTGCGCCGCATGATGGATAGCGGTAAAATTTCCTCGATGATTCTCTGGGGGCCGCCGGGCTGTGGTAAAACAACGCTGGCGCGGATTGTGGCAACGGAATCGGGCCTGCACTTCGACCAGCTTTCTGCGATTTTTGCCGGGGTTAAGGACTTGAAAGCCGTGTTCGATGCCGCGCGTCTTCGGCGGCAAAACGGCCAGCAGACGTTACTGTTTGTTGATGAAATTCACCGCTTTAACAAGGCCCAGCTTGACGCCTTCCTGCCGGTGGTCGAAGACGGGACAATCATTTTAATCGGGGCGACGACCGAAAACCCGTCTTTTGAGTTGAACGCGGCGCTACTTTCGCGTTGCCAGGTTTTTGTCCTCAAACGGCTCGATGATGCCGCGCTGGATCTGCTCTTGCAAAGAGCCGAGGAAGAAACGGGCGGCCCGCTGCCTTTAACGGCTGATGCCCGCAATATGCTCAAAGCCATGGCGGATGGTGACGGGCGTTATGCGCTGGCGCTGGCCGAGCAGGTGTTTAATCAGGCCGCTGAGACGCTGGATAGCGAAGCACTGATGACCCTCGTGCAAAAACGCGCGCCGCTGTACGATAAAGGTGATGAGGGACACTACAACCTGATATCCGCCCTGCATAAAGCCGTGCGGGGCAGCGACCCCGACGCCGCGCTGTACTGGTTTGCCCGGATGTTGGCCGGCGGTGAAGATCCGCGTTTTTTGGCGCGGCGCATGACCCGTATGGCGGTCGAGGATATCGGTCTGGCCGACCCGCAGGCTTTGACCCAATGTACCGCCGCTTGGGATGCCTATGAACGTCTAGGCTCTCCCGAAGGTGAACTGGCTCTCGCACAGGCCTTGATATACATGGCAACGGCGCCAAAGTCGAATGCGGCCTATATGGCCTATAAAGCAGCGTCTCGTACGGCCCAGGAAACCGGCTCTCTGATGCCGCCTAAACATATCCTGAATGCCCCGACAAAACTTATGAA containing:
- a CDS encoding replication-associated recombination protein A; amino-acid sequence: MADLFAVDTKETHDTPRPLPDRLRPCALAEVAGQDHLTGEGAPLRRMMDSGKISSMILWGPPGCGKTTLARIVATESGLHFDQLSAIFAGVKDLKAVFDAARLRRQNGQQTLLFVDEIHRFNKAQLDAFLPVVEDGTIILIGATTENPSFELNAALLSRCQVFVLKRLDDAALDLLLQRAEEETGGPLPLTADARNMLKAMADGDGRYALALAEQVFNQAAETLDSEALMTLVQKRAPLYDKGDEGHYNLISALHKAVRGSDPDAALYWFARMLAGGEDPRFLARRMTRMAVEDIGLADPQALTQCTAAWDAYERLGSPEGELALAQALIYMATAPKSNAAYMAYKAASRTAQETGSLMPPKHILNAPTKLMKEQEYGAGYIYDPDTPEGFSGQDYFPEEMGRTAFYHPVQRGFERDIQKRLDYWARLRREKNG